The stretch of DNA CGCCGGAAGGAGTGATTGAAATGGCGGCTCGACCGCTGGGCATTGCACTGGCTTCCGGGGCCACCTTTTTGGCACGCGGTTATGCCGGCGATATCATGCATCTCAAAAAAATGATCATGGAAGGCATTCAACATCGTGGATTTTCTTTGATCGATGTGCTTCAACCCTGCGTGACTTTTAATAAAGTGAACACCTACCAGTGGTACCAAGAAAGGATTCATAAATTGGAAACTGAACCGGATTATGATCCCACCAGTCGTGCCATGGCTTTTGCGAAGGCCGAGGAGTGGGGAGACAAAATCAATATTGGGGTTTACTACAAAGAAGACCGCTCGACATATGAGGATGAACTCCCTATGATTGCCGAGCAGCCTCTGGTGGATCACGACATTTCGAGTGTGGACATCAGCGACGCGATGAAATTTTACCTCTAATGTATGCCAACCGTTAAAAATCATTCCACCGGTGCCACCGCGCAATGCGCAGTGGGCTCAAGTTTCCGTGAAGTCGCCCAAACTGCGGGTCTCGATATTGCCTTTGCTTGTGAGAGTGGGATTTGTTCCACCTGCCTTATTCAAATCAAGAGTGGTGCAGAAAATTTGGGGCCGAAAACTGAACAAGAAGAATTCACTTTGGAGGTACGGGGTGTGGATGCCGGTGACATGACCACCCGACTCGGCTGCCAGTGCACCGTGAATGGAGATGTGGAATTTGAGCAGTAAACATAAGACCGTACATAACTACTTCCTTATGAAGAAATCTTTCTCCATTGCCATACTGTTTTCTCTGCTCTTGGTCTCCTTTCCGGCTTTTGCCTTTGACGACATCGACACCTCCCCTAATAAAGATGCGATCGAATATCTGGAAGAAGCTGGCGTTGTGGAGGGCTACAGCAATGATGAATTCCACCCCTATGCTGACATCAATCGAGCAGAGTTCACCAAAATCGTGATGGAGCAACTCTATCCCGGTGAGTCTAGCGGCGAAAACTGTTTCCTGGATGTCGGATACGATTGGTATGCGGATTATGTTTGTGAAGCCAGATCCCGGGGCGTTGTAGGCGGTTATCCTGATGGAAATTTCCATCCCGAGGCTGAAATCAATCTTGTGGAAGCTTTGAGTGTGGTGTTGAATGCCTAT from Candidatus Gracilibacteria bacterium encodes:
- a CDS encoding 2Fe-2S iron-sulfur cluster-binding protein — translated: MPTVKNHSTGATAQCAVGSSFREVAQTAGLDIAFACESGICSTCLIQIKSGAENLGPKTEQEEFTLEVRGVDAGDMTTRLGCQCTVNGDVEFEQ